A stretch of Endozoicomonas sp. SCSIO W0465 DNA encodes these proteins:
- a CDS encoding 5-oxoprolinase subunit PxpA — MQLNCDMGESFGPWQMGNDQAVMPWIDMANIACGFHASDPDIMSDTVKQAVDCGVTVGAHPGYNDKTGFGRRPIPHAPESITQLVAYQVGALDAICQQHGTRVKYIKPHGALYHEMMNNPDVFEAMVIAAASMDIKPALMIQALSNNKPQKKTADRYRVPLIYEAYADRAYDDHGMLVSRSLPGAVHRDSALILEQTRCLLSGEVSTISGKRLKLKADSLCVHGDNLDAIALVQQIRQLVMSADSGP, encoded by the coding sequence GTGCAGCTGAATTGTGATATGGGGGAGAGTTTTGGCCCCTGGCAAATGGGAAACGACCAGGCGGTTATGCCATGGATTGATATGGCCAATATAGCCTGCGGCTTTCACGCTTCTGACCCGGATATCATGAGTGATACCGTGAAACAGGCGGTAGACTGTGGTGTCACTGTCGGGGCCCATCCCGGGTATAATGACAAGACAGGGTTTGGTCGTCGACCTATTCCCCACGCCCCTGAAAGTATCACGCAACTGGTGGCTTACCAGGTTGGCGCACTGGATGCTATCTGTCAGCAGCATGGCACCCGGGTAAAGTACATTAAACCTCATGGCGCCCTATATCATGAGATGATGAATAACCCTGATGTATTTGAAGCGATGGTGATTGCGGCAGCCAGCATGGATATCAAGCCTGCTCTCATGATTCAGGCCCTGAGCAATAATAAGCCACAAAAAAAGACAGCAGACAGGTATCGGGTGCCACTGATTTATGAAGCCTATGCAGACAGGGCTTATGATGATCATGGCATGCTGGTGTCGAGATCCTTGCCAGGTGCTGTTCACCGAGATTCGGCTCTGATCCTTGAGCAGACCAGGTGTTTACTCTCAGGAGAGGTTAGCACCATCAGCGGCAAACGGCTGAAACTGAAAGCCGATAGTTTGTGTGTTCATGGTGATAATCTTGATGCCATCGCTTTGGTCCAACAGATTCGGCAGCTTGTCATGTCAGCAGACTCAGGGCCATGA
- the pxpB gene encoding 5-oxoprolinase subunit PxpB, with amino-acid sequence MMDIRPVSETALIIQLGDHIDTQLAVKIGGLADHIRTRFASELIEVIPSYTTIYIQYHPLKTDFMALASRLQGLITAFFLSGDQGNSSPEVSKIITIPVYYSPETGPDLSEIAQLHNCTVQEVIQIHSQSTYIVCAIGFSPGFAFLGSVAPTIATPRKIEPRKMLPAGSVGIAGQQTAVYPTDSPGGWQIIGNCPVSLIDFARTPMSPFSVGLSVQFQPISRDEFFQLGGTLWSHWKS; translated from the coding sequence ATGATGGATATCCGGCCTGTCTCAGAAACGGCGTTGATCATACAGCTGGGTGATCATATTGATACTCAGCTTGCGGTAAAAATAGGCGGTTTGGCTGACCATATCAGGACTCGCTTTGCGTCAGAGCTCATTGAAGTTATTCCTTCTTATACGACCATCTATATCCAGTACCACCCTCTGAAAACAGATTTCATGGCATTGGCAAGCAGGCTGCAGGGACTGATTACTGCTTTTTTCCTGTCTGGTGATCAAGGTAATAGTTCCCCTGAGGTGAGCAAGATAATCACCATACCCGTTTATTACAGTCCGGAGACGGGTCCGGATTTATCCGAGATTGCTCAACTTCATAACTGCACAGTGCAAGAGGTTATCCAGATTCACAGTCAGTCGACTTATATCGTCTGTGCTATCGGTTTCAGCCCCGGTTTTGCTTTTCTGGGGTCAGTTGCTCCTACTATTGCAACGCCAAGAAAAATCGAGCCAAGAAAAATGCTGCCAGCGGGAAGTGTGGGGATTGCAGGGCAGCAAACAGCAGTCTATCCAACCGACTCTCCCGGAGGTTGGCAAATTATTGGGAATTGTCCGGTTTCTCTGATTGACTTTGCCAGGACGCCCATGTCGCCTTTTTCGGTTGGTCTGTCTGTACAGTTTCAGCCCATATCACGGGATGAGTTTTTTCAGCTTGGGGGCACTTTGTGGTCGCACTGGAAGTCATAG